aaaactcatttgattcataatCATgtcctctatcacttctaattctttatatttttcttccaaactgattttcaaccttatggagataagttttgaaattttcaaaagcatcacttttatttttcatcaagtaaacatatgttaacttagaaaaatcatcaatgaaagtgagaAAATATgtattacctccacgagttagaattccaccaagttcacaaatatcagtatgaactaattctaataaatcagtttttctttcaacttgaaaataaggccttttagtgatcttggctttactacaagcctcacacttttcaaaattctttttaaccattggaattaatcctaaactactcatcattccaacataacgatcattaatatgacataAACGAGCATGCCAAAAGTTAGTaaaagaaagcatataaacaaaagtaaaagttttattcatttcaacattcagCTTAAACATCTCATAacatgcataccccttccccataaaaatatctttcttcacattacatattgatcagattcaataatctgtttaaagtctgctttattaagaagaaaactagaaatcaaattttttctcatagaaggagtataaagtacatttttcaatattaatacccttccagaagtaaaacacaatttaacATCTCCCTAtccaagcacttgagtagtgtgagcatTACCAAGCATGATGGTCttgggctcctcaaaatgagtatattttttaaaccagtctttgtcataaTAGACATTacggtttgcaccagaatcagcccaccatccatcaacattctcaatcatgtttatgtcggtaatcaccgccacaaaaggttcttcggtaaCGTTCGTCTGAGGATTAGGACCACATTTCTGGAATCTACAAAATCGAGAAATATgtccactcttgccacaaacaaatcatggtcccttttcttgaacttgttgattttgtgcttggtgattttcactattattttttttgggatgTCTACCattgtttttcttgaattttttcttcttagacttcaaagaagtatttttgtgagtttcaggagtagcattattcgaagtaattaaatttatattcgatgtgatgttgttctcttctgtttgtaaaagtgcatcttggccctttgcttcttcttccatgcggattttcactatcaaggtttcaagagaagtttccttttgtttgtggcgcatagtttttcaaaatttcttccAAGAAGAtggaagtttatccactatgccacaaataataaggttatctccaattttaacctcttcaGACTTAAGCTCTCCAACGATCATCATAAAGTTTTGAGCTTGGtctaccactgatttgttgtccaccatttgaaaatgaaaaaatctactagccgcatattttttcgctccagcctcttcggtatcatacttactctgcaattctttctaaattttctttatagtagagtaagttctatcataataatcataataattatcagatagacaattaagaagataataccgacacttataggaatcactatcatacttttccactttctttagatgagaaatagtttcatcatcattcatagaggtgatgtcttcttttttaggattcttctcagttaacacataagaaacattgagaagacttaacTAGAAAAGTATTTTATCCTTCCATCTCTTAAAATGGTTACCATTGGACCGAAATGGCTTGCTAAGGTCTCCATCTTGACACCCGCAGTTTTTTCAATTATAGTCACTTTCAATCTCCGTAAAAATTATTGGTGTAATatacacaaatataaaatattacagttgaaataaaatgaacaaaaatgaatatattaatcTTTAGGCTGAGGCACGGATATCTCGCTTCTTTAAgaagattcaagcccactgcggCATAATCTACACCGATCCAGCAGTATAACTCTTACTTGttccctccaggatacaacagcccaACAACAGCGTATAACTCAAACAACTCCGGAttagttgaagagtccaaagcCACAAaggaacacctcccttcaactaacaagaactctctttttgactaactctttgttgttgttattggcAGAAGGTGGTCAAATATGACAACTAATCCTTTTCATAATTTCTCCATTATTTCTTATAagctatgtaacctatgtaactcctaggTCATtcatcttcactatttactacaccatttatcttcctattcattgctaggaggACTTCtactagtataaatagtggtggtcatCATTTGGTTTGGGACACACAATATACAAGAGAAAAAcatagagtgaaagagttagtcaaaaagagagttcttgttagttgaagggaggtgttcttttgtggagctttggactcttCAAATAATCCGGAGTTCTTTGAGTTATACACTGTTGGGCTTTTGTACCCTAgaggggacaagtcaagagTTATACTGCTGGATCGGTGTAGATTATGccgcagtgggcttgaatctcctaaAAGAGACCGAGATATCTGTGCCTCAGcctaaaaattaatatatttatttttgttcattttatttcaactgtaatattttatatttgtatatattacaccaacaagtctcacttacaaaATCATACTATAATTTGCTACTTGAAATCTTAGTATGAAATTAATGCGTAGTTTACTAAATCAATTCTCGAAAACATCATACGAATTCATTGATACACTTTGAATATTATTACTTATACCATAAGATTTGACATTATTTTAGAccgagaaaatatttttaaatattattgataTTACCATTAAGTTAATATGATCACATAAAGAGTAACTATGTATTACTAtaactatttcaaaaaataaattaacaagtaaatctattatttataatttaaaaattatgacattTTTCTAAACATGCATACTAGTTATTCTTATACACAAAAATGTATATGccataattaatgtatttttgGCAGGGGCCATATATGTGTGTGATGTGTAGTTAAGTGATAGAAGataaggagagagagagagagggataTGGCAAGCAGAGGTGGAGGTTGGATATCATCAAGAAGCTGCATAAACACTAGTATTCCACAAAGAGATAGTAGTACAAGGATCAGCAAAGGAAATCACTTGTCATTGGTAAatcacaattattattattattaattgttgtaCGTATATTTGTTGTTACTCTTAGACTACTATTTGTGTTGAAGATaacaaaaagaagcaaaaagcCTCTGGTGAGAATTTCTAGCTCAGATGGAAAATGGCATGGAGAATGGAATTCTGATTACATTTTCACACTTAGAGAccttcaacttgaagatttagcTGAAGAAAGGGATACTCCAATTTATATTCAACTCTCTATCCACAAGGTAtacaaaacacacacacacacacatatatatataggttCCTTTTGATTGACCAACTAtacttttaatacataattCAATGTTGATGAGCAAGCAGCACGCTGGCTTTGGGCTCTCAGTGGATGGAACAATTATCACATCTTTCACCACAAAATGTAGCAACTGTTATTCTCCATACTGCAGAGAGGTACATACAAGTTTTAAAGTTTGGGTATTACCATCAACCAGAGACAACAAAGGATGTGCACATCAACTTCCACTGCTTGGTTGGGATGATCCATCAGTAAGTATGTATGGTTTCTTTTGTTACTTCTTGTTAAtcaactaacaaaaaaaaaaaaaaatttatcctcAGGTTATCTATGTCAAACCAGGATTTGAAGCTGACCTTGATTCCTTGATACAAGACACCGTTAGACTTGCTACCTCTGTAAAAGTAactacttttcttttgtttattataGGGGAGAAAACAAGTAGATTATCAATATTGCTTCTTTTCTTTTGCAGGAGACTTGTTCAGAATCATGTGAGAAATCTGTACCTAAATTGCAGCGTACGAAACTCttccttatatttttattaattataacaaaaaagtataatcaattcatatttatttgtttataataaTTGCAGCTTTGGGTAAACAAAATGCTGCCTCCATTGATAGGAGGTGGTCCAGATTATTGGAGCTCAAGAAGGAAACTTAACTTTCATCAAaatctcaatatatatatatatatatatatatatatgcactgTAAAACCAAACAACATATTACTTTCTCCCTCTCTTCAAACTATTGTCTTCTCATagctcaaatgaaaataaaggaaaataaactGTTTGCTTATTACTTGCTCAAAACACTATTATACAGCATTAGCTTATCACACATAAAACTCCCACAACACAAAAATACTACTGTTAAGCTTTTATATCGTTCAGAGTATCCAAAATATTCCCAAAAAAGACTATATAATAACTTTGTCCGCGAACCAAACAACCCCTTTAACTTTACACGTGAAAAGAGGTACAGACTATAGAGGGGAGAGGGATGGAAGGATGGACAGATAGACTAGACTCATCAAGATGCCATAGGTAAATGAAGTGTATGATACATAAAACAGGCTGCGCTAGCATATTTGAATGTTATTTATCCAACAAAAATGTTACACACTGccaattaaaaatcaaattctaATACTCTTACTGGCTCTTGAAAGAAATAAATACCAATAATAAATTCAGCAATTTAATATAACGCAGAAGATCTAGGTCATCTCCAAGCCCAATCTATTTGTTCCTCATCATGATTTCTTACCATCCAAGCTCCTTCAGCAATTTCATCAAATAGCTGGCCCCAACCCCAACTCGAAAATCCCAAAAAGAACCACAAGTCATGGATAGACTGGTTTCCTAACCTTAGCTCTTCTATGATAACTACTGTGGCCCTTTGGTCAAGAAAAAATACATTTGGCAGCACTTCCATTGACTGGTTAACTATATACTTTCTGGAAAACGCAACAAAAGGCATTCCACGTTTCATGACAGGGCCACCAAAAGAAAGAGGAGCCTCCTTCAGAAGCTGTACTCcatcttcaagttcatcaaGAGAGTCCCAACTGATATGTTTGTTGACAATCAGACCTTGAAATCCGGTGCTTTGATCCACTTTCACAATAAGTACTTTGGATCCATCAAACGGGTGAACATTTAGAAGCTTCTCTGTAGCAACAAGGATGGAACCAACAACAACACGAGGAGCTGATTTTGCCGAGCTACCAAGAGGAGCTCTTGTTTGGTTGAACTGATCATCTAATGTTGATCCTTCTTGAAGTATAATTTCATGTGGTGAGTTCTTAAATGGAGCCTCTGAATTCATGTTATGATTTATCCCTGGTTCACCTCCAGTCCACAGTATACCTGATGTAGGAAGAGGGAAAGACAAACTtagaaacatatttttaaaaaaaattaaaaaagtgtaCTATGCAGAATACAAAGATAACTGCGCCAAGAAGCAAATCATcagaaaaaattattgatgaTA
This window of the Solanum pennellii chromosome 2, SPENNV200 genome carries:
- the LOC107011227 gene encoding large ribosomal RNA subunit accumulation protein YCED homolog 2, chloroplastic; translation: MASRGGGWISSRSCINTSIPQRDSSTRISKGNHLSLITKRSKKPLVRISSSDGKWHGEWNSDYIFTLRDLQLEDLAEERDTPIYIQLSIHKHAGFGLSVDGTIITSFTTKCSNCYSPYCREVHTSFKVWVLPSTRDNKGCAHQLPLLGWDDPSVIYVKPGFEADLDSLIQDTVRLATSVKETCSESCEKSVPKLQPLGKQNAASIDRRWSRLLELKKET